The Lysinibacillus pakistanensis genome includes a window with the following:
- the uvrC gene encoding excinuclease ABC subunit UvrC, producing MNDLIKRKLDILPDQPGCYLMKDRQGTIIYVGKAKVLKNRVRSYFTGTHEGKTQRLVSEIEDFDYIVTSSNIEALILELNLIKLHDPKYNVMLTDDKTYPYLKITNEKHPRLITTRKVKKDKAKYFGPYPNAYAASETKKLLDRLYPLRKCVQLPSKVCLYYHMGQCMAPCVKEIDAQIYQDMIEDMTKFLNGGVEAVKKELEIKMLAAAENLEFERAKEFRDQIAHIDTVMQKQKIVSSDTTNRDVFGYAVEKGWMCVQVFFVRQGKLIERDVSIFPIYQEAEEEFLTFVGRFYEKLEHIKPKEIFIPQAIDAAILTELLDVKVLTPKRGQKKELVDLATKNAEIAVAAKFQLIERQEERTIGACEALGEAMGISTPLRIEAFDNSHMHGTDAVSAMVVFIDGKPAKKEYRKYKTRTAAKHDDYGAMQEVIRRRYIRVLKEGLPLPDLVLIDGGKGQMEVAREVLEDELGLVIPIAGLAKDEKHNTSQLLFGDPPEVIALKRTSDGFYLLQRIQDEVHRFAITFLRQQHEKHAIQSVLDQIEGIGPKRKQQLLKHFGSVKKIREASELALQEAGMPANLASHIYTYFQEQTLSKE from the coding sequence ATGAATGATTTAATAAAACGAAAGCTTGATATTTTGCCTGATCAGCCTGGCTGCTATTTGATGAAGGATCGGCAAGGAACCATTATTTATGTAGGAAAAGCAAAGGTGCTAAAAAATCGAGTACGCTCCTATTTTACTGGTACACATGAGGGGAAAACACAGAGACTTGTAAGTGAAATAGAAGATTTTGATTATATTGTGACCTCCTCTAATATTGAGGCATTGATTTTAGAGCTTAATCTCATAAAACTTCATGATCCTAAATACAATGTCATGTTGACAGATGATAAAACGTATCCGTATTTAAAAATTACGAATGAAAAACATCCCCGTCTTATTACGACACGAAAAGTGAAAAAGGATAAGGCAAAGTATTTTGGACCCTATCCTAATGCATATGCAGCAAGTGAAACGAAAAAGCTACTTGATCGCTTATATCCGCTTCGAAAATGTGTACAACTACCTTCAAAGGTTTGTCTATACTATCACATGGGCCAATGTATGGCACCTTGTGTAAAGGAGATTGATGCTCAAATTTATCAGGATATGATTGAGGATATGACCAAATTTTTAAATGGTGGCGTGGAGGCAGTCAAAAAGGAGCTAGAGATAAAAATGCTAGCCGCTGCTGAAAATTTAGAGTTTGAACGTGCAAAAGAATTCCGTGATCAGATTGCACATATTGATACAGTTATGCAAAAGCAAAAAATTGTATCAAGTGATACGACCAATCGAGATGTATTTGGTTATGCAGTTGAAAAGGGCTGGATGTGTGTCCAAGTATTCTTTGTTCGTCAAGGTAAACTTATTGAGCGTGATGTCTCTATTTTTCCGATTTATCAGGAAGCAGAGGAGGAATTTTTAACATTTGTTGGTCGATTCTACGAAAAGCTAGAGCATATTAAACCAAAGGAAATTTTTATCCCACAAGCTATTGATGCTGCGATTTTAACAGAATTATTAGATGTGAAGGTATTGACGCCAAAGCGTGGGCAAAAAAAAGAGCTTGTTGACCTCGCTACAAAAAATGCTGAAATCGCAGTAGCAGCTAAGTTCCAGCTCATTGAACGTCAGGAAGAACGAACAATTGGTGCATGTGAGGCACTGGGTGAAGCGATGGGAATTTCCACACCTTTACGAATCGAGGCTTTTGATAACAGTCATATGCATGGAACAGATGCTGTATCTGCAATGGTGGTATTTATCGATGGCAAGCCTGCAAAGAAAGAATATCGGAAGTATAAAACTCGGACAGCTGCTAAGCACGATGACTATGGGGCGATGCAGGAGGTAATACGTCGTCGTTACATTCGTGTACTAAAGGAAGGATTACCCCTACCAGATTTAGTTTTAATAGATGGAGGGAAGGGACAAATGGAAGTTGCACGAGAAGTATTAGAGGATGAGCTTGGGCTGGTCATTCCAATCGCTGGCTTAGCGAAGGATGAAAAGCATAATACATCACAGCTTCTATTTGGTGATCCACCTGAGGTCATTGCGTTAAAGCGCACAAGTGATGGGTTCTATTTATTGCAACGAATTCAAGACGAAGTACACCGGTTTGCCATTACATTCCTACGCCAGCAGCACGAAAAGCATGCTATTCAATCCGTTCTCGATCAGATTGAGGGTATTGGTCCAAAGCGAAAACAGCAATTACTAAAGCATTTTGGTTCTGTCAAAAAAATTCGAGAGGCAAGTGAGTTAGCATTACAAGAGGCTGGGATGCCTGCTAATCTTGCTAGTCATATATATACCTATTTTCAGGAACAGACATTGTCAAAGGAATAG
- the trxA gene encoding thioredoxin, whose protein sequence is MAIVHATDATFQDDIKEGLVLVDFWAAWCGPCKMIGPVLEEMDAAGSAAKIVKVDVDNNQGTAAQYQIMSIPTLLLFKDGELVDKTVGFQPKEALETFIAKHA, encoded by the coding sequence ATGGCAATTGTACATGCAACAGATGCAACTTTCCAAGATGATATTAAAGAGGGGTTAGTGCTAGTAGACTTTTGGGCTGCTTGGTGCGGACCATGTAAAATGATTGGACCTGTACTTGAAGAAATGGATGCTGCAGGTAGTGCGGCTAAAATCGTAAAAGTAGATGTAGATAACAACCAAGGTACGGCAGCGCAATATCAAATCATGTCAATTCCAACTTTATTATTATTTAAAGATGGTGAATTGGTAGATAAAACTGTTGGCTTCCAACCTAAAGAAGCGTTAGAGACATTTATTGCAAAACATGCTTAA
- a CDS encoding amino acid permease, translating into MEKDNQTLKRTMSSRHITMMALGGAIGAGLFKGSSAAIDKAGPSVLIAYLLGGIILLFVMQGLAEMAVRNSEARTFRDLVQSILGKYPAYFLDWIYWKMWVLNIAAESVVAAIFIQYWLPDYPIWILALSVSVLVTAINLLSVKVFAETEYWLALVKICVIVVFIIAGLILLLVSFGQHTAVGFSNLTEHGGFFPNGSMGLIAAMLVVIYSYGGTEIIGITLAETKNPEKVVPKAVRSTLVRIVTFYLLPFFIIVSLIPWNEVNGVPESPFVMVFKMIGIPGADHIMNAVVLLAIISSMNSGLYGSSRVLYTQAVDGRVPKIFAHLSKRKVPVYAILMCTLALYVGVIISLYAGSKTFEFLMGSLGYTVLFIWLIIAIAHLKSRKKQSEKTSAYVVKWFPYTTWIAIIALSAILIGIIFTTSIIVTGITLAIYIFITLTYVYKGRYHTN; encoded by the coding sequence ATGGAAAAAGACAACCAGACATTAAAACGCACAATGTCCTCACGACATATCACGATGATGGCTTTAGGTGGTGCCATTGGTGCAGGATTATTTAAAGGAAGTAGTGCTGCCATTGATAAGGCAGGACCATCAGTGCTCATCGCCTATTTATTAGGTGGTATTATTCTTTTATTTGTAATGCAAGGTTTAGCGGAAATGGCAGTTCGAAATAGCGAGGCCAGAACGTTTAGAGATTTAGTTCAATCGATATTAGGAAAGTACCCAGCATATTTCCTAGATTGGATTTATTGGAAAATGTGGGTTTTGAATATTGCAGCAGAATCTGTAGTTGCGGCCATTTTCATTCAATATTGGTTACCTGATTATCCAATTTGGATTCTGGCATTGTCTGTTTCAGTGTTAGTTACAGCGATTAATTTATTATCAGTGAAAGTTTTTGCTGAAACAGAATATTGGTTAGCGTTAGTTAAAATTTGTGTAATCGTTGTGTTCATTATTGCAGGCTTAATTTTATTACTTGTTTCGTTTGGTCAGCATACTGCTGTTGGTTTTTCGAATTTAACGGAGCATGGAGGCTTTTTCCCTAACGGATCAATGGGATTAATTGCTGCAATGCTTGTGGTTATTTATTCTTATGGTGGTACTGAAATTATTGGTATTACATTAGCAGAAACAAAGAATCCTGAAAAGGTAGTGCCGAAAGCTGTGCGCAGTACACTAGTTCGGATTGTGACGTTCTATTTACTACCTTTCTTTATTATCGTAAGCTTAATTCCTTGGAATGAAGTAAATGGCGTACCTGAAAGTCCGTTTGTGATGGTGTTTAAAATGATTGGGATTCCTGGTGCAGACCATATTATGAACGCTGTTGTTTTACTTGCGATTATTTCCTCCATGAATTCAGGGCTTTATGGCTCATCTCGTGTGTTATATACACAGGCTGTGGACGGGCGTGTTCCAAAAATCTTTGCTCATTTATCGAAAAGAAAAGTTCCGGTATATGCGATTTTAATGTGCACATTAGCATTATATGTTGGTGTAATTATTTCACTTTATGCTGGAAGTAAGACTTTTGAGTTTCTAATGGGTTCACTAGGATACACGGTGTTATTTATTTGGTTAATCATTGCGATTGCACATTTGAAATCACGTAAAAAACAATCAGAAAAAACAAGTGCCTATGTAGTTAAATGGTTTCCTTACACAACGTGGATTGCTATTATTGCGTTAAGTGCTATCTTGATTGGTATTATTTTTACAACTTCTATAATTGTAACAGGTATTACATTAGCTATATATATCTTTATAACGTTAACGTATGTTTATAAAGGTCGCTACCATACAAATTAG